From a region of the Tenggerimyces flavus genome:
- the lysA gene encoding diaminopimelate decarboxylase: MSRAHEAGTMHADQGHRGPAWLRAPEDVNAIVPALWPRNVAKDGNGELTVAGLRVKQLAEEFGTPLYVVDEQDLRSRCREFIEGFAGWDVYYAGKAFLCVEVAKWIEQEGLGLDVCSGGELAVALKAEFPPERITFHGNNKSENELARAIDAGIGRIVVDSFDEIARIAKLATDRNTTARVLVRVTVGVEAHTHEYIATAHEDQKFGFSLAGGHAHDAVERVLKEPSLELRGLHSHIGSQIYDTSGFEVAAKRVVGLFTEIRDTHGITLPELCLGGGFGIAYTTQDDPQPPSKLAQGMNDIVEHECKAYGVEKPRMSIEPGRAIAGPAVFTLYEVGTVKPVELDAGASRNYVAVDGGMSDNVRTALYDAEFSCTLASRKSDAQPTLSRVVGKHCESGDILVKDEFLPADVTPGDLLAVPATGAYCRSLASTYNHVPKPAIVAVDNNQARVIVRRETEEDLLRLDVW, encoded by the coding sequence GTGAGTAGAGCGCATGAGGCCGGGACGATGCATGCCGACCAGGGGCATCGGGGGCCGGCTTGGTTGAGGGCTCCGGAGGATGTCAATGCGATCGTGCCCGCGCTGTGGCCGCGGAACGTTGCCAAGGATGGCAACGGGGAGTTGACGGTTGCTGGGCTGCGGGTCAAGCAGCTGGCGGAGGAGTTCGGCACCCCTCTCTACGTCGTCGACGAGCAGGACCTGCGGTCGAGGTGCCGGGAGTTCATCGAAGGGTTCGCGGGGTGGGATGTCTACTACGCGGGCAAGGCTTTCCTCTGTGTCGAGGTGGCCAAGTGGATCGAGCAGGAGGGGCTCGGGCTCGACGTCTGCTCCGGCGGCGAGCTGGCCGTCGCGCTCAAGGCCGAATTCCCGCCCGAGCGCATCACGTTCCACGGCAACAACAAGTCCGAGAACGAGCTGGCAAGGGCGATCGACGCAGGGATCGGCAGGATCGTGGTCGACTCGTTCGACGAGATCGCGAGAATCGCCAAGCTGGCAACGGATCGCAACACCACCGCACGCGTCCTGGTACGGGTCACGGTAGGCGTCGAAGCGCACACGCACGAGTACATCGCCACCGCGCACGAGGACCAGAAGTTCGGCTTCTCGCTCGCCGGCGGCCATGCGCACGACGCGGTCGAACGGGTCCTCAAGGAGCCCAGCCTCGAGCTCAGGGGCCTGCACTCCCACATCGGTTCCCAGATCTACGACACCTCCGGTTTCGAGGTGGCCGCCAAGCGGGTCGTCGGCCTCTTCACCGAGATCCGCGACACCCACGGCATCACGCTGCCCGAGCTCTGCCTCGGCGGTGGCTTCGGCATCGCCTACACCACGCAGGACGACCCCCAACCGCCGAGCAAGCTCGCCCAAGGCATGAACGACATCGTCGAGCACGAGTGCAAGGCGTACGGCGTCGAGAAGCCCCGCATGTCGATCGAGCCTGGCCGCGCCATCGCCGGCCCTGCGGTCTTCACGCTGTACGAGGTCGGCACCGTCAAGCCCGTCGAGCTCGATGCCGGCGCCAGCCGGAACTACGTGGCCGTCGACGGCGGCATGAGCGACAACGTACGGACCGCGCTGTACGACGCCGAGTTCTCCTGCACGCTCGCCAGCAGGAAGTCCGACGCGCAGCCCACGCTCAGCCGCGTCGTCGGCAAGCACTGCGAGTCCGGCGACATCCTCGTCAAGGACGAGTTCCTCCCCGCCGACGTCACCCCCGGCGACCTGCTCGCCGTGCCCGCCACCGGCGCCTACTGCCGCAGCCTCGCGAGCACCTACAACCACGTCCCCAAGCCCGCGATCGTCGCCGTCGACAACAACCAAGCACGAGTGATCGTCAGAAGAGAAACGGAAGAAGATCTCCTGCGCCTCGACGTATGGTGA
- a CDS encoding DUF4304 domain-containing protein, which translates to MTHARPDVIKNAFDRQLTAHGLTRRSNSWYQSTAETICVLELQVSHLSSKYYLNLGVLLRDLDGEPFPKERLCHVRARWNDLVDEDQSARIDHLLDLESSIEEAGRVDVVEVLIRDSLIPLVSACSSLDSLRSGPGRVVVDNALVAAAAIPVLTG; encoded by the coding sequence ATGACCCATGCACGTCCTGACGTCATCAAGAACGCCTTCGACCGGCAGTTGACGGCTCATGGCCTGACCAGACGATCGAACTCCTGGTATCAGTCGACCGCTGAGACGATCTGCGTCCTCGAGCTGCAGGTGTCGCACCTCTCGAGCAAGTACTACCTGAACCTCGGCGTCCTGCTTCGCGACCTTGATGGTGAGCCGTTCCCGAAGGAGCGGCTCTGTCACGTAAGGGCGCGATGGAACGATCTTGTCGACGAGGATCAGTCTGCTCGAATCGACCATCTGTTGGACCTCGAGTCCTCCATCGAAGAAGCGGGCAGAGTCGATGTGGTGGAAGTGCTGATTCGTGACAGTCTGATCCCGCTGGTGAGCGCTTGCAGTTCATTGGATTCGCTGCGTAGTGGGCCGGGGAGAGTGGTGGTTGACAACGCCCTTGTCGCGGCGGCTGCGATCCCAGTGCTCACGGGCTAG